From Neisseria musculi, the proteins below share one genomic window:
- the nuoG gene encoding NADH-quinone oxidoreductase subunit NuoG, translating to MLQIEIDGKQIAVRQGATVMEAAHELGTYIPHFCYHKKLSIAANCRMCLVEVEKSPKPLPACATPVTDGMVVHTHSAKAKQAQAGVMEFLLINHPLDCPICDQGGECQLQDLAVGYGNSASRYTEAKRSVTGKDMGPLVSAAEMSRCIHCTRCVRFTEEIAGMQEIAMANRGEFSEIMPFIGKAVETELSGNVIDLCPVGALTSKPFRYDARSWELSRRKTISAHDALGSNLIVQTKDHTVRRVLPLENEAVNECWIADRDRFSYAGLYHESRLKTPKIKHGGQWHETDWQTALEYVEKTLACIAREDGQDQIGIWANPANTVEELFLAKKLANGLGIRHFDTRLMQQDNRLSDGLQGAQWLGQSIEELGNADAVLVVGANLRKEQPLLTARLRRAAKSHMALSVVASSREELHMPLFAHEVLHPNDWADFLNKLAQDTQNPLSDGLKQAEKAAVILGAEVQNHPDYAAIYAAAQQLADAAGAVLGILPQAANSVGADVLGVNGGQTVQQMLAQPKKAVLLLNVEPEIDVADGAKAVAALTQAQSVMAFTPFESETLREVCDVMLPVAPFTETSGSFINMEGRLQSFHGVVKGWGDSRPLWKVLRVLGNVFGLAGFEYDSSGQVLKEAVSQESLPAKLNNRSTWRGRAGIQTASAPVRVGGVGIYHSDALVRRSAPLQATGHAQAPAARVHPNTLAALGLQDGARAQAVQSGERVAVRVAADKGLPENVVYLPLHTENAALGALMNRIELERA from the coding sequence ATGTTACAAATCGAAATAGACGGCAAACAGATTGCAGTCAGGCAGGGCGCGACAGTGATGGAGGCGGCGCACGAATTGGGCACTTATATCCCGCACTTCTGCTACCACAAAAAACTGTCTATTGCCGCCAACTGCCGTATGTGTCTGGTGGAAGTGGAAAAATCCCCCAAGCCGCTGCCTGCCTGCGCCACGCCGGTAACGGACGGCATGGTGGTGCACACCCATTCGGCCAAAGCCAAGCAGGCGCAGGCCGGCGTGATGGAGTTTCTGCTGATCAACCACCCGCTCGACTGCCCGATTTGCGACCAGGGCGGCGAATGCCAGTTGCAGGATTTGGCGGTGGGTTACGGTAATTCCGCCAGCCGCTACACCGAAGCAAAACGCTCGGTAACCGGCAAAGACATGGGGCCGCTGGTTTCTGCCGCAGAAATGAGCCGCTGCATCCACTGTACCCGCTGCGTGCGTTTTACCGAAGAAATCGCCGGTATGCAGGAAATCGCCATGGCCAACCGCGGCGAGTTTTCCGAAATCATGCCGTTTATCGGCAAAGCGGTAGAAACCGAATTGTCGGGCAATGTGATTGATTTGTGTCCTGTCGGCGCGCTCACCAGCAAACCGTTCCGTTACGATGCCCGCTCGTGGGAATTGAGCCGCCGCAAAACTATTTCCGCACACGATGCGCTGGGCAGCAACCTGATTGTGCAAACCAAAGACCACACCGTACGCCGCGTGCTGCCTTTGGAAAACGAAGCCGTCAACGAATGCTGGATTGCGGATCGCGACCGTTTCTCCTACGCCGGCCTGTATCACGAAAGCCGTCTGAAAACGCCGAAAATCAAACACGGCGGCCAATGGCACGAAACAGACTGGCAAACCGCGCTGGAATATGTGGAAAAAACGCTGGCCTGCATTGCCAGAGAAGACGGCCAAGACCAAATCGGCATCTGGGCCAACCCGGCAAACACCGTGGAAGAGCTGTTTCTGGCGAAAAAACTGGCTAACGGCTTGGGCATCCGACATTTCGACACCCGCCTGATGCAGCAGGACAACCGCCTTTCAGACGGCCTGCAAGGCGCACAATGGCTGGGGCAGAGCATTGAAGAATTGGGTAATGCCGATGCCGTATTGGTGGTGGGGGCCAACCTGCGCAAAGAGCAGCCGCTGCTCACCGCCCGTCTGCGCCGTGCCGCCAAATCCCATATGGCCTTAAGCGTGGTTGCCAGCAGCAGGGAAGAGCTGCACATGCCGCTGTTTGCCCATGAAGTGCTGCACCCCAACGATTGGGCAGATTTTCTAAACAAACTGGCGCAAGACACGCAAAACCCGCTTTCAGACGGCCTCAAGCAGGCTGAAAAAGCCGCCGTGATATTGGGCGCGGAAGTGCAGAACCACCCCGACTACGCCGCGATTTATGCTGCCGCGCAACAACTGGCCGATGCTGCCGGTGCCGTTTTGGGTATTCTGCCGCAGGCTGCCAACAGCGTGGGCGCAGACGTATTGGGCGTAAACGGCGGCCAAACCGTGCAGCAGATGCTGGCGCAGCCGAAAAAAGCGGTGCTGCTTTTAAACGTGGAGCCCGAAATAGATGTGGCAGACGGCGCCAAAGCCGTGGCTGCGCTGACACAGGCGCAAAGCGTGATGGCTTTTACCCCGTTTGAAAGCGAAACCTTGCGCGAAGTGTGCGATGTGATGCTGCCCGTTGCGCCGTTTACCGAAACTTCGGGCAGTTTTATCAATATGGAAGGCCGTCTGCAATCGTTTCACGGCGTGGTGAAAGGCTGGGGCGATTCCCGCCCCTTGTGGAAAGTATTACGCGTGTTGGGCAATGTGTTCGGCTTGGCCGGTTTTGAATACGACAGCAGCGGGCAGGTGTTGAAAGAAGCGGTCAGTCAAGAAAGCCTGCCTGCAAAATTAAACAACCGAAGCACTTGGCGGGGCAGGGCAGGCATTCAGACGGCCTCTGCCCCGGTGCGGGTGGGCGGTGTCGGCATTTACCACAGCGATGCGCTGGTACGCCGCTCTGCGCCTTTGCAGGCCACCGGCCATGCGCAGGCTCCCGCCGCCCGTGTACACCCGAACACGCTGGCCGCGCTCGGCCTGCAAGACGGCGCGCGCGCGCAGGCCGTGCAAAGCGGTGAGCGCGTTGCCGTGCGCGTGGCGGCCGACAAGGGGCTGCCCGAAAACGTGGTGTATCTGCCGCTGCATACCGAAAATGCCGCGCTGGGTGCACTGATGAACCGCATTGAATTGGAAAGGGCATAA
- a CDS encoding MBL fold metallo-hydrolase yields MNSIYLRKMIKTVALVLAVGISATAQAVCANPNLDVVVLGSGGPELSDKRASSGYILRENKKARILVDFGSGASLNFERAGAQIEDLQAVLLSHLHADHVNDFPALVKGAFFSERGRDLPVYGPAGNHAVPPLPQYLQRLFGENGAYAYLSGFLDGSEAFRFKPVTVPFDMKRPQVFSAKAGGFTLRAVPVAHGIIPALGWRIEKDGCSVVFSGDTGNMGRTLDKIAGNADLFVAHNAVPEGSADRIALKLHMPPSEIGRIAAGAGVKSAVLSHFMRRTENVKPQTAEAVGAHYSGRLAFAEDCDIYSVQSGLKTGSCAEK; encoded by the coding sequence ATGAACTCGATTTATTTGAGAAAAATGATTAAAACAGTGGCCCTGGTGTTGGCGGTGGGTATTTCTGCCACGGCGCAGGCTGTGTGTGCCAACCCCAATCTCGATGTGGTGGTGTTAGGCTCGGGCGGGCCTGAATTGAGCGATAAGCGCGCATCGTCCGGCTATATTCTGCGCGAAAACAAAAAAGCCAGAATTCTGGTTGATTTCGGTTCGGGCGCTTCGCTGAATTTCGAGCGTGCCGGTGCACAGATCGAAGACTTGCAGGCAGTATTGCTGAGCCATTTACACGCCGATCATGTGAATGATTTTCCCGCGTTGGTAAAAGGCGCGTTTTTCTCCGAACGCGGGCGTGATTTACCCGTTTACGGCCCTGCAGGCAATCATGCGGTACCCCCGTTGCCGCAATATTTGCAGCGGCTGTTCGGCGAAAATGGCGCGTATGCTTATTTGTCGGGTTTTTTAGACGGCAGCGAGGCATTCCGCTTCAAGCCGGTTACCGTGCCGTTTGATATGAAGCGGCCTCAGGTGTTTTCGGCTAAAGCGGGCGGCTTTACCCTCCGCGCCGTGCCGGTTGCGCACGGCATCATTCCTGCGCTGGGGTGGCGTATTGAAAAAGACGGCTGCTCGGTGGTGTTTTCCGGCGACACCGGCAATATGGGGCGCACGTTAGACAAAATAGCAGGCAACGCCGATTTGTTTGTCGCCCATAATGCCGTTCCCGAGGGCAGCGCCGACCGTATCGCGCTGAAGCTGCATATGCCGCCGTCTGAAATCGGCCGCATTGCCGCCGGTGCCGGAGTAAAAAGCGCGGTATTGTCGCACTTTATGCGGCGCACCGAAAACGTTAAACCGCAAACAGCCGAGGCCGTTGGCGCACACTACAGCGGCAGACTGGCATTTGCAGAGGATTGCGATATTTATTCGGTACAAAGCGGGTTGAAAACAGGAAGCTGTGCGGAAAAATAA
- the nuoF gene encoding NADH-quinone oxidoreductase subunit NuoF, with product MAIYQSGVIFNRVDTQNPNCWTLEEYVKRGGYQALRRILSEKTPQTDVIDEVKTSGLRGRGGAGFPTGLKWSFMPRSFPGSKYVVCNTDEGEPGTFKDRDIIMFNPHALIEGMVIAGYAMGAEAGYNYIHGEIFEGYQRFEAALAEARQAGFLGRNIMGLGFDFELFAAHGYGAYICGEETALLESLEGKKGQPRFKPPFPASYGLYGKPTTINNTETLASVPFIIRDGGKTFAEQGIENAGGTKLFSISGHINRPGNYEVPLGTPFAKLLEMAGGMKDGKKLKAVIPGGSSAPVLPADIMMGLNMDYDSIAKAGSMLGSGAVIVMDEDVCMVKALERLSYFYHEESCGQCTPCREGTGWLYRIVHRIAGGKGKPEDLALLDSIGNNMAGRTICALADAAVFPVRSFTKHFRHEFEHYIEHGKPMKAHKWC from the coding sequence ATGGCTATTTACCAATCAGGTGTTATTTTTAACCGAGTGGACACCCAAAACCCAAACTGCTGGACGTTGGAAGAATACGTCAAGCGCGGCGGCTACCAAGCCCTGCGCAGGATTCTGTCGGAAAAAACCCCGCAAACCGATGTGATTGACGAAGTGAAAACTTCAGGCTTGCGCGGCCGCGGCGGCGCAGGTTTTCCCACCGGCCTGAAATGGAGCTTTATGCCCCGCTCGTTCCCCGGCTCCAAATACGTTGTCTGCAATACCGATGAAGGCGAACCGGGCACGTTTAAAGACCGCGATATCATCATGTTCAACCCGCACGCCCTGATCGAAGGCATGGTTATCGCCGGTTACGCCATGGGTGCCGAAGCAGGCTACAACTATATCCACGGCGAAATCTTCGAAGGCTACCAACGTTTTGAAGCCGCGCTGGCCGAAGCGCGCCAAGCCGGCTTTTTGGGCAGAAACATCATGGGATTGGGTTTCGATTTCGAGTTGTTTGCCGCCCACGGCTACGGTGCCTACATCTGCGGCGAAGAAACCGCGCTGTTGGAAAGTTTGGAAGGTAAAAAAGGCCAGCCGCGCTTCAAGCCGCCGTTTCCCGCTTCATACGGCCTCTACGGCAAACCCACCACCATCAACAACACCGAAACCCTTGCCTCCGTGCCGTTTATTATCCGCGATGGCGGTAAAACCTTTGCCGAACAGGGCATCGAAAACGCCGGCGGCACCAAACTGTTTTCCATTTCCGGCCACATAAACCGCCCCGGTAACTACGAAGTGCCGCTGGGCACGCCGTTTGCCAAGCTGCTGGAAATGGCCGGCGGCATGAAAGACGGTAAAAAACTCAAAGCCGTGATTCCCGGCGGCTCGTCCGCCCCCGTGCTGCCCGCCGATATCATGATGGGCTTGAATATGGATTACGATTCCATTGCCAAAGCCGGCTCCATGCTCGGTTCCGGCGCGGTAATCGTGATGGATGAAGATGTGTGCATGGTGAAGGCACTGGAACGCTTAAGCTATTTCTACCACGAAGAATCCTGCGGCCAATGCACCCCCTGCCGCGAAGGCACAGGCTGGCTCTACCGCATCGTACACCGCATCGCCGGCGGCAAAGGCAAACCCGAAGATTTGGCACTGCTCGATTCTATCGGCAACAACATGGCCGGCCGCACCATCTGCGCCCTGGCCGATGCCGCCGTGTTCCCCGTGCGCAGTTTTACCAAACACTTCCGCCATGAGTTTGAGCACTATATCGAACATGGCAAGCCGATGAAGGCGCATAAGTGGTGTTGA
- the nuoE gene encoding NADH-quinone oxidoreductase subunit NuoE: MLSAESLKLIDNELAKYPADQRRSAIMGALRIAQTEKGWLSAETIEYVAGYIGIAPAAAYEVATFYNMYDLRPVGKYKLTVCTNLPCALRGGVNAADYLKQKLGIGFGETTSDGLYTLVEGECMGACGDAPVMLVNNHKMCSFMTEEAIDAKLAELG, translated from the coding sequence ATGCTATCCGCAGAATCTTTGAAACTAATTGATAACGAGTTGGCCAAATACCCCGCCGACCAGCGCCGCTCAGCCATTATGGGCGCATTGCGCATCGCCCAAACCGAAAAAGGCTGGCTCAGCGCCGAAACCATCGAATATGTGGCCGGTTATATCGGCATCGCCCCCGCCGCAGCCTATGAAGTTGCCACTTTCTACAATATGTACGACTTGCGCCCGGTGGGCAAATACAAACTCACCGTCTGCACCAACCTGCCGTGCGCCCTGCGCGGCGGCGTGAATGCGGCAGATTATCTGAAACAAAAACTCGGCATCGGCTTCGGTGAAACCACTTCAGACGGTCTCTACACACTGGTGGAAGGCGAATGTATGGGCGCTTGCGGCGATGCTCCGGTGATGCTGGTGAACAACCACAAAATGTGCAGCTTTATGACCGAAGAGGCAATTGACGCGAAATTGGCAGAGTTGGGGTAA
- the nuoD gene encoding NADH dehydrogenase (quinone) subunit D — MANKLRNYTINFGPQHPAAHGVLRMILELDGETIVRADPHIGLLHRGTEKLAETRTYLQALPYMDRLDYVSMMVNEQAYCLAVEKLTGIEVPIRAQYIRVMFAEVTRILNHLMGIGSHALDIGAMTVFLYAFREREELMDLYEAVSGARMHAAYFRPGGVYRDLPDFMPKYESSKFRNAKVLKKLNESREGSMLDFIEAFTERFPGCVDEYESLLTDNRIWKQRTVGIGVVSPERALQKGFTGVMLRGSGVEWDIRKKAPYDAYAEVDFDIPVGVNGDCYDRYLCRINEMRESNRIIKQCVQWLKANPGPVIVDNHKIAPPKRTEMKMGMEDLIHHFKLFTEGMHVPEGETYTAVEHPKGEFGIYMISDGANKPYRLKIRAPGFAHLQGMDEMARGHMLADVVAIIGTQDIVFGEVDR, encoded by the coding sequence GTGGCTAATAAACTAAGAAACTACACCATCAACTTCGGTCCGCAGCACCCTGCCGCCCACGGTGTATTGCGCATGATTTTGGAATTGGATGGTGAAACCATCGTCCGCGCCGACCCCCACATCGGCCTACTGCACCGCGGCACTGAAAAGCTGGCCGAAACCCGCACCTATCTGCAAGCGCTGCCTTATATGGATCGCTTGGACTATGTCTCCATGATGGTGAACGAGCAGGCCTATTGCCTGGCAGTGGAAAAACTTACCGGCATCGAAGTGCCCATCCGCGCCCAATACATCCGTGTGATGTTTGCCGAAGTTACCCGCATCCTGAATCACCTGATGGGCATCGGTTCGCACGCGCTCGATATCGGCGCGATGACCGTGTTCCTGTATGCCTTCCGCGAGCGCGAAGAGCTGATGGATTTATACGAGGCCGTATCCGGCGCACGTATGCACGCGGCCTATTTCCGCCCCGGCGGCGTGTACCGTGATTTGCCCGACTTTATGCCCAAATACGAATCGAGCAAATTCCGCAATGCCAAAGTATTGAAAAAACTGAATGAATCGCGTGAAGGCTCCATGCTCGACTTTATCGAAGCCTTTACCGAGCGTTTTCCCGGCTGCGTGGACGAATACGAAAGCCTGCTCACCGACAACCGCATCTGGAAACAGCGTACTGTCGGCATCGGTGTGGTTTCTCCTGAGCGTGCCCTGCAAAAAGGCTTTACCGGTGTGATGCTGCGCGGTTCCGGCGTGGAGTGGGACATCCGCAAAAAAGCCCCGTATGATGCTTATGCCGAAGTAGATTTCGATATCCCGGTCGGCGTGAACGGCGACTGTTACGACCGCTATTTATGCCGAATCAACGAGATGCGCGAATCCAACCGCATCATCAAACAGTGCGTGCAATGGCTCAAAGCCAATCCCGGTCCGGTGATTGTCGATAACCACAAAATCGCCCCGCCCAAGCGCACCGAAATGAAAATGGGCATGGAAGACCTTATCCACCACTTCAAACTGTTTACCGAAGGTATGCATGTGCCCGAAGGCGAAACCTACACCGCAGTAGAACACCCCAAAGGCGAGTTCGGCATCTATATGATTTCAGACGGCGCCAACAAACCCTACCGTCTGAAAATCCGTGCTCCCGGCTTTGCCCACCTGCAAGGCATGGATGAAATGGCGCGCGGCCATATGCTCGCCGATGTGGTGGCCATTATCGGAACGCAGGATATTGTATTCGGTGAAGTAGATAGATAA
- a CDS encoding NADH-quinone oxidoreductase subunit C, with amino-acid sequence MADVKTLHETVARVLGGKVSKIIEALGEITVECPSENYLEIMAALRDHANLHFESLVDLCGVDYSTYKNEPWHGKRFAVVSQLVSVKNNQRIRVRVWCQDDNFPVVDSVTEIYNSADWYEREAFDLYGILFNNHPDLRRILTDYGFVGHPFRKDFPISGYVEMRYDEAEKRVIYQPVTIEPREITPRIVREEYYGG; translated from the coding sequence ATGGCTGATGTGAAAACCCTGCATGAAACCGTTGCCCGCGTGTTGGGCGGCAAAGTAAGCAAAATCATTGAGGCATTGGGCGAAATCACCGTTGAATGCCCGTCTGAAAACTATTTGGAAATCATGGCGGCTCTGCGCGATCATGCCAATCTGCATTTCGAATCGCTGGTGGATTTGTGCGGCGTGGATTACAGCACCTATAAAAACGAACCGTGGCACGGCAAACGCTTCGCCGTGGTGAGCCAGCTGGTTTCCGTGAAAAACAACCAGCGTATCCGTGTGCGCGTGTGGTGTCAGGACGATAACTTTCCCGTGGTGGATTCCGTAACCGAAATCTACAATAGCGCCGATTGGTATGAGCGCGAAGCCTTCGATCTTTACGGCATTCTGTTCAACAACCATCCCGACCTGCGCCGCATTCTCACCGATTACGGTTTTGTCGGCCACCCTTTCCGCAAAGACTTCCCGATTTCCGGCTATGTCGAAATGCGTTACGATGAAGCCGAAAAACGCGTGATTTACCAACCTGTAACCATCGAGCCGCGCGAAATTACCCCGCGCATCGTCCGCGAGGAGTACTACGGTGGCTAA
- a CDS encoding NuoB/complex I 20 kDa subunit family protein yields the protein MGIDGVLKKGFVTTSADTVLNYMRTGSLWPVTFGLACCAVEMMQAGAARYDLDRFGIIFRPSPRQSDLMIVAGTLCNKMAPALRRVYDQMAEPRWVLSMGSCANGGGYYHYSYSVVRGCDRIVPVDVYVPGCPPTAEALIYGLIQLQQKIKRTSTIARD from the coding sequence ATGGGAATAGATGGCGTTTTGAAAAAAGGTTTCGTAACCACCAGTGCAGACACTGTACTCAACTATATGCGTACCGGCTCATTGTGGCCGGTAACGTTCGGTTTGGCATGTTGTGCGGTTGAAATGATGCAGGCCGGTGCGGCACGTTATGACTTGGACCGCTTCGGTATCATTTTCCGCCCGTCGCCGCGCCAGTCGGATTTAATGATTGTAGCCGGCACTTTATGCAACAAAATGGCGCCCGCGCTGCGCCGCGTATATGACCAAATGGCAGAGCCCCGCTGGGTGCTTTCTATGGGTTCGTGCGCCAACGGCGGCGGCTATTACCATTATTCTTATTCGGTGGTGCGCGGTTGCGACCGAATTGTGCCGGTGGATGTTTATGTTCCCGGCTGTCCGCCCACCGCTGAAGCGCTGATTTACGGTTTGATTCAGCTTCAACAGAAAATCAAACGTACTTCAACGATTGCGCGGGATTAG
- the ndhC gene encoding NADH-quinone oxidoreductase subunit A has product MLANYFPVLVFILVGLIAGIVFLALGNLLGPKRHYAEKDAPFECGFEAFENARMKFDVRYYLVAILFILFDLEVAFMIPWAVVFKDLTAAHGQYAFWSMFVFIVVLTVGFIYEWKKGALEWE; this is encoded by the coding sequence ATGTTGGCAAACTACTTCCCCGTATTGGTGTTCATTCTTGTCGGCCTGATAGCAGGCATCGTATTCTTGGCGTTGGGCAACCTGCTCGGCCCCAAGCGCCACTATGCCGAGAAAGACGCGCCGTTTGAGTGCGGCTTCGAAGCCTTTGAAAACGCACGCATGAAGTTCGATGTGCGTTATTATCTAGTGGCGATTCTGTTTATTCTGTTTGATTTGGAAGTGGCGTTTATGATCCCGTGGGCGGTGGTGTTCAAAGACCTGACCGCTGCGCACGGGCAATATGCTTTCTGGTCGATGTTCGTGTTTATCGTGGTACTCACGGTAGGCTTTATCTACGAATGGAAAAAAGGTGCGCTGGAATGGGAATAG
- a CDS encoding ABC transporter ATP-binding protein: protein MVNKIFNWFESRIEPYPDDAPKTPDKGLLRFIWSNLSGMRGWIAALAVSTAGIGIMEAMVFQFMGKIIDWLGRYSHETLLAEKGWALAAMLAMMLFAVFWQFAASNLRLQTLQGVFPMRLRWNFHRLMLGQSLGFYQDEFAGRVSAKVMQTALAVRDVVMTLADMAVYVVVYFITSGVILVSLDSWLLLPFAGWMIGFGTVMALLIPKLGKTAQHQADARSLMTGRITDAYSNITTVKLFSHGAREARYAKQSMQEFMVTVHAQMRLATLLHTGSFLVNTSLTVSTAALGIWLWHNGQVGVGAVATATAMALRVNGLSQYIMWESARLFENIGTVNDGMATLSKPHTITDKQHALPLKVSEGAIRFEYIDFSYETGKPLLNGFNLYIKPGEKVGLIGRSGAGKSTIVNLLLRFYEPQSGSIFIDGQNINDVSQESLRAQIGLVTQDTGLLHRSVRDNIVYGRPDATEEDMTNAAEHAEAAGFIPDLYDAKGRRGYDAHVGERGVKLSGGQRQRIAIARVMLKDAPILLLDEATSALDSEVEAAIQESLDKMMENKTVIAIAHRLSTIAAMDRLIVLDKGRIVEEGSHAELLEKNGLYAKLWTHQSGGFLNSEA from the coding sequence ATGGTTAACAAAATTTTCAATTGGTTTGAATCGCGCATCGAGCCGTATCCCGATGATGCCCCGAAAACGCCCGATAAAGGGCTGTTGCGCTTTATTTGGAGCAATCTCAGCGGTATGCGCGGTTGGATTGCGGCGCTGGCCGTGTCCACCGCCGGCATCGGCATCATGGAAGCAATGGTGTTTCAGTTTATGGGCAAAATCATCGATTGGCTGGGCAGATATTCCCATGAAACGCTGCTGGCCGAAAAGGGTTGGGCGCTTGCGGCCATGCTGGCGATGATGCTGTTTGCGGTGTTTTGGCAGTTTGCCGCTTCAAATTTGCGCCTGCAAACCCTGCAGGGCGTGTTCCCCATGCGTTTGCGCTGGAATTTCCACCGCTTGATGCTCGGGCAGAGCTTGGGTTTTTATCAGGATGAATTCGCCGGGCGCGTGTCGGCCAAAGTGATGCAGACCGCGCTGGCGGTGCGCGATGTGGTGATGACTCTCGCCGATATGGCGGTGTATGTGGTGGTGTATTTCATCACTTCGGGTGTGATTTTGGTTTCGCTGGATTCTTGGCTGCTGCTGCCTTTCGCAGGGTGGATGATCGGATTCGGCACGGTGATGGCGCTGCTGATTCCCAAGCTGGGCAAAACTGCCCAGCACCAGGCCGATGCCCGCAGCCTTATGACGGGGCGCATCACCGATGCCTATTCCAACATCACCACGGTGAAACTGTTTTCGCACGGCGCGCGCGAAGCCCGCTATGCCAAGCAGTCGATGCAGGAGTTTATGGTAACGGTACACGCACAAATGCGGCTTGCCACCCTGCTCCACACGGGCAGTTTTCTGGTAAACACTTCGCTCACCGTTTCCACCGCCGCTTTGGGCATCTGGTTGTGGCACAACGGCCAGGTGGGCGTGGGCGCCGTGGCCACCGCCACCGCTATGGCATTGCGCGTAAACGGCTTGTCCCAATATATTATGTGGGAATCGGCGCGCTTGTTTGAAAATATCGGCACGGTAAATGACGGCATGGCCACATTGTCGAAGCCGCACACCATTACCGATAAACAGCATGCCCTGCCGTTAAAGGTTTCGGAAGGCGCAATACGTTTTGAATACATTGACTTTTCCTACGAAACCGGCAAACCGCTGCTCAATGGTTTTAATCTGTATATCAAACCCGGTGAAAAAGTCGGTTTGATAGGGCGCAGTGGCGCAGGTAAATCCACTATCGTTAATTTGCTGCTGCGTTTTTACGAACCACAAAGCGGCAGTATTTTCATTGACGGCCAAAATATCAACGATGTGTCCCAAGAAAGCCTGCGCGCCCAAATCGGGTTGGTTACGCAGGATACCGGCCTGCTGCACCGCTCGGTGCGTGACAACATTGTTTACGGCCGTCCCGACGCCACCGAAGAAGACATGACGAATGCCGCCGAACACGCCGAAGCCGCAGGGTTTATTCCCGATTTATATGATGCCAAAGGTCGCCGCGGCTACGATGCCCATGTGGGCGAGCGCGGTGTGAAACTTTCAGGCGGCCAGCGCCAGCGCATCGCCATTGCCCGCGTGATGTTGAAAGATGCCCCGATTCTGCTGCTTGACGAGGCCACCAGTGCGCTGGATTCGGAAGTGGAAGCCGCGATTCAGGAAAGCCTCGACAAAATGATGGAAAACAAAACCGTCATCGCCATTGCCCACCGTCTTTCCACTATCGCGGCAATGGATAGGCTGATTGTGCTCGATAAAGGCCGCATTGTTGAAGAGGGCAGCCATGCCGAATTGTTGGAGAAAAACGGTTTGTATGCCAAGCTGTGGACGCATCAGAGCGGTGGCTTTTTAAACAGCGAAGCCTGA
- the ruvA gene encoding Holliday junction branch migration protein RuvA has protein sequence MISRLSGKLLEKNPPQIVMDVNGVGYEVEVSMQTFYLLPPLGETVQLYTQLVVREDAHLLFGFAGAAERAAFRQLVKVGGIGAKTALGILSAMSVDELAQAVAQEDVKRLSSVPGIGKKTAERMVLELRGKLVPENAAAGLPAPVAAADETDDIVSTLLALGYNEREAKAAVKNIPAGTDVGEGVRLALKNLLK, from the coding sequence ATGATCAGCAGGCTCAGCGGCAAGCTGCTTGAAAAAAATCCACCGCAAATCGTGATGGATGTAAACGGTGTGGGTTATGAAGTGGAAGTGTCGATGCAGACATTCTATCTGCTGCCGCCGCTTGGCGAAACTGTTCAGCTTTACACGCAACTGGTGGTGCGCGAAGACGCGCATCTGCTGTTCGGCTTCGCCGGCGCGGCCGAGCGCGCCGCGTTCCGACAGTTGGTGAAAGTGGGCGGCATCGGTGCCAAAACCGCACTGGGTATTTTGTCGGCCATGAGTGTTGACGAATTGGCGCAGGCGGTGGCGCAGGAAGATGTCAAACGCCTCTCGTCCGTCCCCGGCATCGGCAAAAAAACCGCCGAGCGCATGGTGTTGGAGCTGCGCGGCAAACTGGTGCCGGAAAATGCCGCTGCCGGCCTGCCGGCTCCCGTTGCCGCAGCCGATGAAACCGATGATATTGTGAGCACGCTGCTGGCGCTGGGCTATAACGAACGCGAAGCCAAAGCGGCGGTGAAAAATATTCCCGCCGGCACCGATGTAGGCGAGGGCGTGCGTTTGGCATTGAAGAATTTGTTGAAATAG